A genomic region of Terriglobales bacterium contains the following coding sequences:
- a CDS encoding thymidine phosphorylase, whose translation MRIVDLIRKKRDGAELERGEIEAIVGGYTRGDVADYQMSAWLMATLLRGMSGGELAALTETMLHSGEVLDFSSLPAPKVDKHSTGGVGDKTSLVLAPLVAAGGVFVPMISGRGLGHTGGTLDKLESIPGFNVNLTLTEFRRILETTGCAMIGQTAEIAPADKKIYALRDVTGTVESPYLICASIMSKKMAEGLDALVLDVKTGSGAFMKKEDDAVYLAQLMVETGLRMGKKMVALITDMDQPLGNLVGNSLEVIECIDVLKGEGPQDLRDLCLELAAWMFYLSGKSKTVADGRKLSEDLIANGAAMKKFREMVRVQGGDEGVVDDVKRLPAAKSKVDVTSPAAGYVTAIMNEKLGTATVVLGGGREKKEDRVDPAVGLVVHNKIGDRVFQGEALVTVHYNADARLREATQLIASAYKIEPEPPAGARPLVKRVIESGGA comes from the coding sequence ATGAGAATCGTTGACCTCATCCGAAAAAAGCGCGACGGCGCCGAGCTGGAGCGCGGCGAGATCGAAGCCATCGTGGGCGGATACACGCGCGGCGACGTGGCCGATTACCAGATGTCGGCGTGGCTGATGGCGACGCTGCTGCGCGGTATGAGTGGCGGCGAGCTGGCGGCATTGACCGAGACCATGCTGCACTCGGGCGAGGTGCTGGATTTCTCGTCGCTGCCCGCGCCCAAGGTCGACAAGCACTCGACCGGCGGCGTGGGCGACAAGACGTCGCTGGTGCTGGCGCCGCTGGTGGCCGCCGGAGGCGTGTTCGTGCCGATGATCAGCGGCCGCGGCCTCGGCCACACCGGCGGCACGCTCGACAAGCTGGAGTCCATTCCGGGATTCAACGTCAACCTGACGCTCACCGAATTCCGCCGCATTCTTGAAACCACCGGCTGCGCCATGATCGGGCAAACGGCGGAGATCGCGCCGGCGGACAAGAAGATTTACGCGCTGCGCGATGTGACGGGCACGGTGGAGAGCCCGTACCTGATCTGCGCTTCGATCATGAGCAAGAAGATGGCCGAGGGGCTGGACGCGCTGGTGCTCGATGTGAAGACCGGCTCGGGCGCGTTCATGAAAAAAGAAGACGACGCCGTCTATCTGGCCCAGCTCATGGTGGAAACCGGACTGCGCATGGGCAAGAAGATGGTGGCGCTGATCACCGACATGGACCAGCCGCTGGGCAACCTGGTGGGAAATTCGCTCGAGGTCATCGAGTGCATTGACGTGCTCAAAGGAGAAGGCCCTCAGGACCTGCGCGATCTTTGCCTGGAGCTGGCGGCGTGGATGTTCTATCTGAGCGGGAAATCGAAGACGGTGGCGGACGGGCGCAAGCTGAGCGAGGATTTGATCGCGAACGGCGCCGCGATGAAGAAATTTCGCGAGATGGTCCGCGTGCAGGGCGGCGACGAGGGCGTGGTGGACGACGTCAAACGGCTGCCTGCCGCAAAAAGCAAGGTGGACGTCACCAGTCCGGCCGCCGGCTATGTCACGGCGATCATGAACGAGAAGCTGGGCACCGCCACCGTGGTGCTGGGCGGCGGGCGCGAGAAGAAGGAAGACCGGGTTGATCCGGCGGTGGGCCTTGTAGTCCACAACAAAATCGGGGACCGCGTATTTCAGGGTGAAGCTCTGGTCACGGTGCACTACAATGCCGACGCCCGGTTGCGGGAAGCCACACAACTGATCGCGTCGGCTTACAAGATTGAGCCGGAGCCGCCCGCGGGGGCGCGCCCGCTGGTGAAGCGCGTCATCGAGAGCGGCGGAGCGTAA
- a CDS encoding nucleoside transporter C-terminal domain-containing protein encodes MHLTGLLGIFFILGAAYAFSSNRKAVNLRVIAWGIGLQLLFAWIVLRFSFGQRFMQAAGDKVNQLLGYADVGSAFVFGSLASPAGPAGFVFAFKVLPTIIFISALFAMLYFLGIMQIIIRGAAWVMTRLMGVSGAESLDVAASIFMGQTEAPLTIRPFISKLTESELMTVMTAGMAHVSGGIMAAYIAQGVEAKHLLGAVIMTAPGTLLIAKTLAPETGTPVSGRNVRIAEVDADRDPNLLGAIARGTIDGLNLSINVAAMLIAFLALIALLNGIMLGIHGRVPLFPESLQQVLGWIFAPVAWLIGIPWHDAGRIGSMLGIRMAANELVAFQQLGQIKGQLDPRSFTIATYALCGFANLSSIGIQIGGIGALAPERRGDLARLGFRAMLAGTAANLISASIVGLLIQ; translated from the coding sequence ATGCATCTGACCGGGCTGCTCGGCATTTTCTTTATATTGGGCGCTGCCTACGCCTTCTCCTCCAACCGCAAGGCCGTGAACCTGCGCGTGATCGCGTGGGGCATTGGCCTGCAATTGCTGTTTGCCTGGATCGTGCTGCGCTTCAGCTTCGGGCAGCGCTTCATGCAGGCGGCGGGCGACAAGGTGAACCAGCTGCTCGGCTATGCCGACGTCGGCTCGGCGTTCGTCTTCGGCTCGCTGGCCAGCCCGGCCGGGCCGGCGGGGTTTGTGTTCGCCTTCAAGGTGCTGCCGACCATCATCTTTATCTCGGCGCTGTTCGCGATGCTCTACTTTCTGGGAATCATGCAGATCATCATCCGCGGCGCAGCTTGGGTGATGACGCGGCTGATGGGCGTAAGCGGCGCCGAGTCGCTGGACGTGGCCGCTTCGATCTTCATGGGACAGACGGAAGCGCCCCTGACGATCCGTCCCTTCATCAGCAAGCTGACCGAGTCGGAGCTGATGACGGTGATGACTGCCGGCATGGCGCACGTCTCCGGCGGCATCATGGCGGCGTACATCGCTCAGGGCGTCGAGGCCAAGCACCTGCTCGGCGCGGTCATCATGACGGCGCCCGGAACGCTGCTGATCGCCAAGACGCTCGCCCCCGAAACTGGAACACCGGTGAGCGGGCGCAACGTGCGCATCGCCGAAGTTGACGCCGATCGCGACCCGAATTTGCTTGGCGCGATCGCTCGCGGCACCATCGACGGGCTGAACCTTTCCATCAACGTGGCCGCCATGCTGATCGCCTTCCTGGCGCTGATCGCGCTGCTGAACGGGATCATGCTCGGCATTCACGGTCGCGTGCCGCTCTTCCCCGAAAGTTTGCAGCAGGTGCTGGGCTGGATCTTCGCGCCGGTGGCGTGGCTGATCGGAATTCCCTGGCACGACGCGGGGCGCATCGGCAGCATGCTGGGCATCCGCATGGCCGCCAACGAGCTGGTTGCGTTCCAGCAGCTCGGGCAGATCAAGGGCCAGCTCGATCCGCGCTCGTTCACCATCGCCACCTACGCGCTCTGCGGCTTCGCCAACTTGAGTTCCATCGGAATCCAGATTGGCGGCATCGGGGCGCTGGCGCCGGAGCGGCGCGGCGACCTGGCGCGGCTGGGATTCCGCGCCATGCTGGCGGGCACGGCGGCCAACCTGATCTCGGCCAGCATCGTGGGGCTGCTCATCCAATGA
- a CDS encoding purine-nucleoside phosphorylase produces MMQQARNHDDFSRAETAAEFVLARTRHRPRIALVLGSGLGGFADSLKDATGIPYADIPGFPQTSAIGHAGRLVIGTSAGVALAAMQGRAHFYEGHPMRDITFPMRVFGRMGVGAVVLTNAAGGINLNYGQGALVVMSDHINLQGTSPLVGPNDERFGPRFPDMSQAYDRNYRRFAQEEGRRLGMEIHEGVYAALHGPQYETPAEIRFLRTIGADLVGMSTVPEVIVARHMGMKVLAISCVTNMAAGILDQPLNHEEVLETGRRVQAQFVALLEAVIPRIAADVGN; encoded by the coding sequence ATGATGCAGCAGGCCCGCAATCACGACGACTTCTCACGCGCGGAAACGGCCGCGGAATTCGTGCTGGCGCGGACGCGGCATCGCCCGCGCATCGCGCTGGTCCTCGGCTCAGGCCTGGGCGGCTTTGCCGATTCACTCAAGGACGCCACAGGCATTCCCTATGCCGATATTCCCGGATTTCCGCAAACGTCGGCCATCGGGCACGCCGGGCGCCTGGTGATCGGCACATCGGCGGGCGTGGCGCTGGCCGCGATGCAGGGGCGCGCGCACTTCTACGAAGGCCATCCCATGCGCGATATCACGTTTCCCATGCGCGTCTTCGGACGGATGGGCGTGGGCGCAGTGGTCCTGACGAACGCCGCCGGCGGCATCAACTTGAACTACGGGCAGGGCGCGCTGGTGGTGATGAGCGACCACATCAACCTGCAAGGCACGTCGCCGCTCGTCGGCCCGAACGACGAGCGCTTCGGCCCGCGCTTTCCCGACATGTCGCAGGCCTACGACCGCAATTACCGCCGCTTCGCGCAGGAAGAAGGCCGGCGGCTGGGGATGGAGATCCATGAGGGCGTCTACGCGGCCCTGCACGGGCCGCAATACGAGACGCCGGCCGAGATCCGCTTTCTGCGCACCATCGGCGCCGACCTGGTGGGCATGAGCACGGTGCCGGAGGTGATCGTGGCGCGGCACATGGGCATGAAGGTGCTGGCCATTTCGTGCGTCACCAACATGGCCGCCGGAATTCTCGACCAGCCGCTGAACCATGAAGAGGTGCTGGAGACCGGACGGCGCGTGCAGGCACAGTTCGTGGCGCTGCTCGAAGCGGTGATCCCGCGGATCGCGGCGGATGTCGGCAATTAG